From Triticum urartu cultivar G1812 chromosome 2, Tu2.1, whole genome shotgun sequence, a single genomic window includes:
- the LOC125540459 gene encoding pre-mRNA cleavage factor Im 25 kDa subunit 2-like — MVGASTSSVVNVYPLANYTFGTKEPKMEKDTSVADRLARMKVNYMKEGMRTSVEAILLVQEHNHPHILLLQIGNTFCKLPGGRLKPGENEIEGLKRKLCSKLAVNSPSFPPNWQVGECVAVWWRPNFETVMYPYCPPHITKPKECKKLFIVHLTEREYFAVPRNLKLLAVPLFELYDNVQVSGTPPC; from the exons ATGGTGGGCGCCTCGACGTCGTCGGTGGTGAACGTGTACCCGCTCGCCAACTACACGTTCGGCACCAAGGAGCCCAAGATGGAGAAGGACACCTCCGTCGCCGACCGCCTCGCCCGCATGAAGGTCAA CTACATGAAAGAAGGAATGCGGACAAGTGTTGAAGCAATCCTACTG GTGCAAGAGCACAATCACCCCCACATACTGTTATTGCAAATTGGGAACACGTTTTGCAAACTTCCTGGTGGACGTTTGAAGCCTGGAGAAAATG AAATTGAGGGCCTGAAAAGAAAGTTGTGCAGCAAACTTGCAGTGAACTCACCTTCCTTTCCACCTAACTGGCAG GTTGGTGAGTGTGTTGCTGTTTGGTGGAGGCCAAACTTTGAAACCGTAATGTATCCTTATTGCCCTCCACATATAACCAAGCCCAAG GAATGCAAGAAGCTTTTCATTGTTCATCTAACTGAAAGAGAGTATTTCGCTGTTCCAAGGAACTTGAAGCTACTTGCTGTTCCACTGTTTGAACTCTATGACAATGTTCAGGTAAGTGGCACTCCCCCATGCTGA